One region of Terriglobia bacterium genomic DNA includes:
- a CDS encoding response regulator, producing MRQQRKRILMVDNDESVLTALQRVLEEEGYETTTAWNLPEALKLMDATHYDVLLVGDHPPDLNCERVLKLLRSNAWTPCVVMHSTARNPFSEQYLQHLGAHGVACKWDDKQVLDEVRKCLSDVHVAA from the coding sequence ATGCGCCAGCAACGCAAGAGAATCCTCATGGTGGACAATGATGAATCCGTACTAACCGCCCTGCAACGGGTACTGGAGGAGGAAGGTTACGAGACCACGACCGCATGGAACCTGCCGGAAGCCTTGAAACTGATGGATGCCACCCACTACGACGTGCTGCTGGTCGGGGATCATCCACCCGACCTGAACTGCGAGCGGGTGTTGAAGCTGCTGCGCTCCAACGCTTGGACGCCCTGCGTCGTCATGCATTCCACCGCCCGAAATCCGTTTTCCGAGCAGTACTTGCAGCACTTGGGCGCGCATGGCGTGGCTTGCAAGTGGGACGATAAGCAGGTGTTGGACGAGGTCAGGAAGTGCCTGTCTGACGTGCACGTGGCTGCCTGA